The genomic DNA ACATGAGCGCCGATGCCGTCATTCGCATGCCCGATGAGACGAAGGGGGTCATCCTGCGTGGTCACCCTATGGTGTTCCTCGTCACCAGCGAAAATACCAAGCACACGAGCATGTTCGACTGGACGATCCCGGCGGGGTTCGCCACAGGGCGGCATGTTCACCGGGTGCAGGAGGAGACCTTCTACCTGCTCGAAGGCGAGTGTGAGTGGCATGTCGGCGACAGGACAATCCGCGCAACACCCGGAACCTATCTGTTCATCCCGCCGGGAGTGCCGCACAACATCACGAATATCAGCGAGAAGCCGGCTCACGTGCTGATGACCGTTTCTCCGCCCGGCCACGAGCATTATTTCGAAGAGCTCGCGAAACTCGCAGCGCAGGGGGCGCCGGATCCAAAGGTGCTCGCCGATCTGCGAAACCGCTACGATACAGATCAGCTCTCGGCTTTGACGACTCGCGCGTAAGCCTACGTCCCAGCGTTCGAAGGCAGCTTTGGCCCGCTGGCGACCTCACGATGGGCGCCGATGTCCGGTTTGCCCCAAAACCCGTCGGTGCTCCTGGCCAGGCCTTAAGCGCCCGACCCTTCTGTACGATCGAGCGCGCTGCGATACTCCATCAGTGAAGACGCAATGGATTTCGGACCTCTGCTGGGATAAGCCAAGCTCACTGCTTCGGTCAAAATTCTCAACGCGAAGGAAGCGAGAACAACTCGACCAAACTACGCCAAACTGCGCCACAGCCGCCGACTACCCTACTCCCACTCAATCGTCCCAGGCGGCTTGCTCGTCACGTCGTACACCACCCGGTTCACGCCCTTCACTTCGTTGATGATGCGCGTCGCGGTCTCGCCGAGAAACTTCATGTCGAACTGGTAGAAGTCCGCGGTCATGCCGTCGGTCGACGTCACGGCGCGAAGGCCCACGACGTAGTCATACGTGCGGCCGTCGCCCATGACGCCGACGGTCTTCACCGGCAGCAGCACGGCAAAAGCCTGCCAGATCTCGTCGTAGAGGCCGTGCTTGCGGATCTGGTCGATATAGACGGCGTCCGCCTTGCGCAGGATGTCGAGCTTGTCCTTCGTGATATCGCCGGGGCAGCGGATGGCAAGGCCGGGGCCCGGGAACGGGTGGCGGCCGACGAAGATTTCGGGCAGGCCGAGTTCGCGCCCGAGCTTGCGCACCTCGTCCTTGAACAGCTCGCGCAAGGGCTCGACGAGCTTCATGTTCATGCGCTCTGGGAGACCGCCGACATTGTGGTGCGACTTGATGGTGACGGAGGGGCCGCCGGTGAAGGAGACGCTCTCGATCACGTCGGGATAGAGCGTGCCTTGCGCCAGGAAGTCGGCGCCGCCGATCTTCTTGGCCTCGGCCTCGAACACCTCGATGAAGAGGCGCCCGATGGTCTTGCGCTTGGTTTCGGGGTCGGTGACGCCTTCGAGCTCGCCCAAAAACTGTTTCGAGGCATCCACGTGCACCAGCGGGATGTTGTAGTGGTGGCGGAACAGGTCGACCACCGTCTTGGCCTCGTCGAGGCGGAGCAGGCCATGATCGACGAACACGCAGGTGAGCTGGTCGCCGATGGCCTCGTGGATCAAGACGGCCGCGACGGCGGAATCGACGCCGCCGGACAGGCCGCAGATCACCTTGCCCTTGCCGACCTGCTGGCGGATCTTTGCGATTTCCTCCTCGCGGAAGGCGCGCATGGTCCAGTCGCCGCTGAGGCCTGCGATCTTGCGCACGAAGTTGCGGATGAGTTTCGCACCGTCGGGCGTGTGCACCACTTCCGGGTGGAACATCAGGCCGTAATATTTGCGCTTCTCGTCCTGGATGATCGCGAACGGTGCATTCGGCGAGGTGCCGGCGACGGAGAAGCCCGGCGGCATCTTGGTGATGCGGTCGCCATGGCTCATCCAGACCTGGTTCTTGCTGCCTGAGGACCAGACGTCCGCGAACAGCTGGCTCTCGGCCTTGACCTCGACATCGGCGCGGCCGAACTCGCGGTGATGGCCGCCCTCGACGGTACCGCCAAGCTGCTCCGCCATGGTCATCTGGCCGTAGCAGATGCCCATTACGGGCACGCCGGAATCGAAGATGGCTTGCGGGGCGCGCGGCGAGCCGGCCTCGTGCACCGATTCGGGACCGCCCGAGAGGATCACCGCTTTCGGCTTCATTTCGTTGAAGGCGGCTTCGGCCTTGTTGAACGGGACGATCTCGCAATAGACGCCGTCCTCGCGCACGCGACGCGCGATCAGCTGCGTCACCTGGCTGCCGAAGTCGACGATGAGAATCTTGTCGTGCGCCGAGGCCACGGAGGGCGTCGACGCGGAGCGGTCGTTCTGTGCTGCTGTCATGGCCAGCAAATACGCTGGCGCGGCCCTGCCCGCAACCGCGCCTGTCGCGCGCCCACATGCTTCTTTGGGCATGGACAAACCCATATAGGGTAAGTATTATTGACCTATTATGCCCCGCTCTTGAACAGGGGCGATCAGGGAGAACGCCATGTCTTCGCAACACATGTCCTCGCATCACCAGCCATCGACGCTGGCCGCGCTCGGCCGGACCTGGGTCGAGGCCTGGAACGCGCGCGATCTCGAGCGCGTGCTCACGCTCTACGACGAGGCGGCATTGATGACCTCGGACCGCATCCCGATGCTGGGTTTCGATGCCAGCGGCACCGTGCTCGGCAAGGATGCCTTGCGCACCTATTGGGGCAAGGCGCTCGGGCTGGTGCCGGAGCTGCATTTCACGCTGATCGACCTGTTCGTCAGCCCGGACAGCGTCGTGGTGTTTTACGCCAACGAGCGGGGCAAGAAGATCTGCGAATATCTGCGGGTGAACGAGGCGGGGCTGATCGTGCAGGGCTCGGCGAACCATCTGGCGGGGTGACGGTGCTCTCTCCTCGTCATTGCGAACGCAGCGAAGCAATCCAGACTGTCGCCGCGGATGCATTTCTGGATTGCTTCGCTGCGCTCGCATTGACGGAGACTGGCGCGACGGCGTGCGCTAACGACAAAACTGCCGGCTCTCACGACAGGACTCCCCCATGAAACTCCCCACCTCCCCCTTCACCGTCACCGACTGGAGCAAGGTCGAGCCGACCAGGCATCCCGGTGAGACCGGGCAGGCCACGTGGCGTACGCTCAATATCGGCGATCTCCGGGTCCGGATGGTGGAATATTCACCCGGCTACCTGGCCGACCATTGGTGCGATCGCGGCCACGTGCTCTACGTGCTGGAGGGCGAGCTCCGTTCCGAGCTGCGCGATGGCCGCACCTTCAAGCTGACGGCGGGCATGAGCTACCAGGTCTCGGATTTCGGCGACGCCGCGCACCGGTCCTCGACCGCAACCGGGGCGACGCTTTTCATCGTGGATTGAGGTGCATCCGGACCGTTACTTTGCACCGCAAAATAGAAAAGTCGGACGACGTTTCGGACCACGGGTGGTGCCTTGAACTGGCCCCAAATTCTCGCTATATTGTGATCATCGATACTTGGCCGAACGACTGGGCCGCTTCGCCTCGTTGCTAACGGGCGCGCACGCTTCAGATGACTTCTCCAAACATCGACTGAACAGGGCTATGGGCGCAATGCTGCGTACCGGTCCACGTGCGTACTCTCTCTAACTAACTAAAGGAAATTCCCATGGCTATGGGCACCGTGAAGTGGTTCAACACCCAAAAGGGTTATGGTTTCATCCAGCCGGACGACGGCCAGAAGGACGTGTTTGTGCACATCAGCGCCGTCGAGCGCGCCGGCCTCTCCTCCCTCAACGAGGGTCAGAAGGTCTCGTTCGACATCGTCGCCGACCGCCGCAGCGGCAAGTCGTCGGCTGACAATCTCCGCGTCGGCTAACGCCCACGCAGCGTTCTGACCACGGACGAACCGGCAGAACGCCAGAGTTAAAAGGCCCCGCGACCGGGATCCGGTTCGCGGGGCTTTTGTTTTTGGGGTGTCCGACACGGTGCCGTAGGGCGGAGTCACCGGGGATCGCAAGGTCATGGTGGGCACGGCGCAAGAGCGCCTTTGCCCGGGACAGACCCGGGCATGACGACTTCTCTTGAGAGCTACACCTACACCGTGGGCAGCACCGAAAACGCTTCCCCTGCCCTGCGCAGATTCAATTCGTCCGCTCCGGCGGTCTCGCTGGTCACATTGTCGACGCGCGAGGATGGCGGACCGTGGCGGCACAGCGCGACCATGTCGGCGACGTGCTTCGGCGTGCCGGCAAACAGTGCTTCCACGCTGCCGTCGCGGCGGTTGCGAACCCACCCCTCGAGGCCGCTCGCCGTCGCCTGATACTCCACCCAGGCCCGATAGCCGACGCCCTGCACGCGCCCGCGGATCATCACCTGGAGGATCGCCCGGCTCATTTTTTCAATCCGAGGAATTCGGCGCTGCGCGCCTTGACGTCGGCCTCGCGCATGACGCGGGCCGTCAGTTCCGACGATGCGAGCCCTTGGAGGTCTTTCGGCGATGCACCGTCGCGGAGCGCCTTCTGGGTCGCGTACACGGCCTGCGTCGCGGCGGCGATCGGTGCGTGGCCCTGCAGCGCGATACGCACGCGGTGGCTAGCGAGGTAATCGAGCGCGCTCAAGTCCTCGGGCGCCCCGCCGAGCACGATCGGCAGGCGCGTCGCAGCGCTCACCGCCTCGAGTTCGGCCCGCGACTTGATGCCGGTGAAGAACAGCGCATCGACACCGGCGGCCTCATAAGCCTTGGCGCGGCGTATCGCGTCCTCGATCGAGGTGATTGAAGCAGCGCCCGTTCGCCCCATGATGACCAGCGAGGCGTCGCCGCGGCCGCTCAGCGCGGCCTTCATCTTGCCGACACCTTCCTCGAGCGAGATCAACTGCGTCTTCGCTTCGCCAAAGGCCGCCGGCAGCAGGGTGTCCTCGATGGTGAGGCCGGCGGCGCCAGCCGTCTCCAGTTCCTGCACGGTGCGGCGGACATTGAGCGCGTTGCCATAGCCGTGATCGGCATCGACCAGCACGGGCAGCGCGGACGCGCGCGACATCCGCCGCATCTGCTCGGCAAGCTCCGTGAGCGTGATCAGTGTGATATCGGGATCGCCAAGCACGGCGAGCGAGGCGACCGAACCGCCGAACATGCCGAGCGGAAAGCCGAGATCCTCGGCGATGCGGATCGAGATGGCGTCGTAGACCGAGCCGGGATGGACGCAAGCAGCGTCCGACAGAACGGAGCGAAGTTTCTCGCGGCGGGAACGAAAGGCCATGGTGCCTCACTCTCAATTTCTCATCCTGAGGAGCGCGCTCTTGGCGCGCGTCTCGAAGGATGAAAGGCCGGGCTGGTGGCCTCGCCCTTCGAGACGCCGCGAAGGCGGGACTCCTCGGGGTGAGGGTCTCCTGTTGTGCCCGAAGCGCTCTTACGCAAACTCCAGGATCAGCGCGTCCACGGCCAGCGTCGCGCCGGCGCTGGCGTGAACCTTCTTCACCGTGCCGTCCTGCTCGGCACGCAGCACATTCTGCATCTTCATGGCTTCGACCACCGCCAGCGTCTCGCCGGCCTTGACCTCCTGCCCCTCGGTCACCGCGATCGAGACCACGAGGCCGGGCATCGGACAGAGCAGCTTCTTGCCGCTGTCGGAGGCCGTCGTCACTGGCATCAGCCGCGCGGATGCGGCTTCCGCTTCGGTCCAGACATAGACCGGCACCTCGACGCCCTGATGCGCGAGGCGGATGCCGTTCGGGATCGGCCGCGCCTGCAGCGCGACGAACTGGCCGTCGATGGTGCCCTGCCAGACCGCATCGCCCGGCTTCCATGGCGAGGCCAGCAGATGCGCGTTGCCGGCCTTGCCCTCGGCATCGATGAAGCGGATCGCGATCGCCTCGCCCTCGCGCGCGACCTCGAGCTGGATCTCCTGGCGGTCGAGCCAGACCGCGCGGCGCCGCTCGCGCTGCACGATGCGGCCGCCCATCTGGCCCGAGATCTGCCGCTTGCGCTCTCCCAGCACGTGGTCGATGGCGGCGCCGACCGCGGCGATGCGCCGCGCGACCTCGCCTTCCGGCACGCGCACCGCAAAGCCCTTGGGGAATTCCTCGGCGATGAAGCCGGTCGAGAGCCGGCCCTCGCGCCAGCGCGGATGATGCATCAAGGCCGACAGGAATGGGATGTTGTGGCGGATGCCGTCGACATAGAACGAATCCAGCGCGGTCGCCTGTGCCTCGATCGCGGCCGCACGCGAGGGCGCGTGGGTGACGAGCTTGGCGATCATCGGATCATAATGGATCGAGATCTCGCCGCCCTCCTGCACGCCGGTGTCGTTGCGGATGGTGATGCCGTCGTGGCTGGCTTCCGCCGGCGGACGATATTTCACCAGACGTCCGATCGAGGGCAGGAAGTTGCGGAACGGGTCTTCGGCGTAGAGACGCGATTCCACCGCCCAGCCCGTCAGCGTGACGTCCTTCTGAGCGATGGCGAGCTTCTCGCCCGCGGCAACGCGGATCATCTGCTCGACGAGATCGATGCCGGTGACGAGCTCGGTGACGGGATGCTCGACCTGCAGGCGCGTGTTCATCTCCAGGAAGTAGAAGCTCTTGTCCTGCCCCGCGACGAACTCGACGGTGCCGGCGGAATCGTAGTTCACGGCTTTGGCCAGCGCGACCGCCTGCTCGCCCATCTTGCGGCGCGTGGCCTCGTCGAGCAGCGGCGACGGCGCCTCCTCGATGACCTTCTGGTTGCGGCGCTGGATCGAGCATTCGCGCTCGCCGAGATAGATGACGTTGCCGTGCTTGTCGCCCAGCACCTGGATCTCGATGTGGCGGGGATCGACGATGAACTTCTCGACGAAGACACGGTCGTCGCCGAACGAGGCCTTGGCCTCGGCCTTGGCGAGATTGAAGCCTTCGGCGACCTCGGACTTCGAATGCGCAATGCGCATGCCCTTGCCGCCGCCACCCGCGGAGGCCTTGATCATCACGGGGTAGCCGATCTCGTCGGCGATCCTGACCGCGTGCTTGTCATCCTCGATGACGCCGAGATGGCCCGGCACGGTCGAGACCTTGGCCTTGGCGGCCGCCTTCTTCGACTCGATCTTGTCGCCCATCGCAGCGATCGCGCCCGGGTTCGGGCCGATGAAGACGATACCGGCCGCCTCCAGCGCGCGCGGAAATGCCTCGCGTTCGGACAGGAAGCCGTAACCGGGATGCACGGCCTCGGCGCCCGTCTTGCGGCAGGCCTCGACGATCTTCTCGATCACCAGGTAGCTCTCGGCGGCCGCGGGCGGGCCGATCAGCACGGCCTCGTCGGCCATCTCGACATGGAGGGCGTCGCGATCGGCCTCGGAATAGACCGCAACCGTCTGAATTCCCATCTTGCGGGCAGTCTTGATGACCCGGCAGGCGATTTCGCCGCGATTGGCGATCAGGATGCGTTTGAACATGCTTTTCTTGAGTCTCGACCTTGGGCGGGACCCTTCCCTGGCCGTTGGGGCCTATGGGACGGGCCGTGTGGCTTCCGTGGTACATCAAAATGGGCCGGAGGCAACGGTCTAAATCCGGCCCGTTCTGGCGTACCAGCGCAAGACCAAAGGGGGCTCGACACGCCTCTAGCGACGGCCCGAGACGTCCTGGGCCTTGCTGGCCTCCCTGGCTTCCTTGGCTTCCTTGGCGTCCTTGGCGTCCTTGGCCACGTCCCTGACCAGGCCGTGAATGAAGCCGAGCTTGCTGACCACCGCGGGCGACAGGATGAAGGGATAGAGGTCGCGCAGGCCCATGGCGCGGTTGACGCTGTTCATGGCGAAGGTGAAGGGCAGCCATGCGCTCAGCAGCGCGTCGACGTCGCGGGCCTCGTAGGGATTGAACCGGATCCGCGCCGTCAACTCCCCGTCACGGTCGACCTTGGGGCGCACCTCCATGCCGAATTCGCCGGCCATCTCCAGGGCATCCACGATGTGGAGATAGTGCGCCCAGGTCTCCGCGAAGTCTTCCCAGGGATGGGTGGTGGCATAGGCCGAAACGTAGCTCTGCTGCCAGTCGGGTGGCGGCCCCTCGGCATAGTGGCGCTGTAGCGCCTGGCCGTAATCGACAGAATCGTCGCCAAAGACCGCGCGGCATTCTTCGAGCTTGCCGCCGTCCCGCACCAGCACGTCCCAGAAATAGTGCCCGACCTCGTGGCGAAAATGCCCGAGCAGCGTCCGGTACGGCTCGCCCATTTCGAGCCTGCGCCGCTCGCGCTCGATGGTGTCGGCCTCAGTCAGCGCAATCGTGATCAGGCCGTTGTCGTGGCCCGTCAGGATCCTCTCGCCGCTGTTCGGATCGTCGGCCAGGAAATTGAAGATCAGACCATGCTCGGGGTCGTCCTGCCGCGTCCGGAGCGGCAGCTTCCAGCGGATCAGGGAATAGAACAGACGGTGCTTCGCCACCTCCAGCTCGCGCCAGCCGGCGAGCTGCGCCGGATCCGAGAGGTTCGGCACCATCCCATTATGGCGGCAGGCGCGGCAGTAGCCGGTGGTATCGCCCGCGTCCGTGAGCCAGTTGCAGGCATCGTACCCAGCGTTCCGGCACAGCATCCGGCTTTGGCCCTTGTCGGCCAGCATTCTCCAGGCCTCTCCGTCCGGCTCGATCGCCGACATCGTCTCCTGCTCCGGCAGGAAAGCGACCCGATGACCGCATCGTTCACAGGCGCGGTTCTCGAAATAGAGGACGTTGCCGCAGGCCTGGCAGAGAAAGAGCTTCAAGATTTAGCCTCTTCGGAAAGGAGAGCTTCATGGCAGCCCGTCATGGCGCCTCGCGAAGACGCATCCGCAGGCTGATCGTTCCAGTCTCTGGAACAAATAGCCAGACCAGGAATTGGAGAGACGTATCTTTTCCCGGTCCACGCAAGCCCACATTTCCCGCCAGGCGCTCCCTTGTAGGCAATGGCCATCACGCTCCGTCTGTGTGAATATCGCTTCGGCACGTGCGCTCCCGCATGACAACGGCC from Bradyrhizobium sp. CCBAU 53351 includes the following:
- a CDS encoding acetyl/propionyl/methylcrotonyl-CoA carboxylase subunit alpha; translation: MFKRILIANRGEIACRVIKTARKMGIQTVAVYSEADRDALHVEMADEAVLIGPPAAAESYLVIEKIVEACRKTGAEAVHPGYGFLSEREAFPRALEAAGIVFIGPNPGAIAAMGDKIESKKAAAKAKVSTVPGHLGVIEDDKHAVRIADEIGYPVMIKASAGGGGKGMRIAHSKSEVAEGFNLAKAEAKASFGDDRVFVEKFIVDPRHIEIQVLGDKHGNVIYLGERECSIQRRNQKVIEEAPSPLLDEATRRKMGEQAVALAKAVNYDSAGTVEFVAGQDKSFYFLEMNTRLQVEHPVTELVTGIDLVEQMIRVAAGEKLAIAQKDVTLTGWAVESRLYAEDPFRNFLPSIGRLVKYRPPAEASHDGITIRNDTGVQEGGEISIHYDPMIAKLVTHAPSRAAAIEAQATALDSFYVDGIRHNIPFLSALMHHPRWREGRLSTGFIAEEFPKGFAVRVPEGEVARRIAAVGAAIDHVLGERKRQISGQMGGRIVQRERRRAVWLDRQEIQLEVAREGEAIAIRFIDAEGKAGNAHLLASPWKPGDAVWQGTIDGQFVALQARPIPNGIRLAHQGVEVPVYVWTEAEAASARLMPVTTASDSGKKLLCPMPGLVVSIAVTEGQEVKAGETLAVVEAMKMQNVLRAEQDGTVKKVHASAGATLAVDALILEFA
- a CDS encoding cold-shock protein gives rise to the protein MAMGTVKWFNTQKGYGFIQPDDGQKDVFVHISAVERAGLSSLNEGQKVSFDIVADRRSGKSSADNLRVG
- a CDS encoding DHCW motif cupin fold protein produces the protein MKLPTSPFTVTDWSKVEPTRHPGETGQATWRTLNIGDLRVRMVEYSPGYLADHWCDRGHVLYVLEGELRSELRDGRTFKLTAGMSYQVSDFGDAAHRSSTATGATLFIVD
- a CDS encoding nuclear transport factor 2 family protein, with product MSSHHQPSTLAALGRTWVEAWNARDLERVLTLYDEAALMTSDRIPMLGFDASGTVLGKDALRTYWGKALGLVPELHFTLIDLFVSPDSVVVFYANERGKKICEYLRVNEAGLIVQGSANHLAG
- the guaA gene encoding glutamine-hydrolyzing GMP synthase, whose translation is MTAAQNDRSASTPSVASAHDKILIVDFGSQVTQLIARRVREDGVYCEIVPFNKAEAAFNEMKPKAVILSGGPESVHEAGSPRAPQAIFDSGVPVMGICYGQMTMAEQLGGTVEGGHHREFGRADVEVKAESQLFADVWSSGSKNQVWMSHGDRITKMPPGFSVAGTSPNAPFAIIQDEKRKYYGLMFHPEVVHTPDGAKLIRNFVRKIAGLSGDWTMRAFREEEIAKIRQQVGKGKVICGLSGGVDSAVAAVLIHEAIGDQLTCVFVDHGLLRLDEAKTVVDLFRHHYNIPLVHVDASKQFLGELEGVTDPETKRKTIGRLFIEVFEAEAKKIGGADFLAQGTLYPDVIESVSFTGGPSVTIKSHHNVGGLPERMNMKLVEPLRELFKDEVRKLGRELGLPEIFVGRHPFPGPGLAIRCPGDITKDKLDILRKADAVYIDQIRKHGLYDEIWQAFAVLLPVKTVGVMGDGRTYDYVVGLRAVTSTDGMTADFYQFDMKFLGETATRIINEVKGVNRVVYDVTSKPPGTIEWE
- a CDS encoding acylphosphatase, translated to MSRAILQVMIRGRVQGVGYRAWVEYQATASGLEGWVRNRRDGSVEALFAGTPKHVADMVALCRHGPPSSRVDNVTSETAGADELNLRRAGEAFSVLPTV
- a CDS encoding oxaloacetate decarboxylase, producing the protein MAFRSRREKLRSVLSDAACVHPGSVYDAISIRIAEDLGFPLGMFGGSVASLAVLGDPDITLITLTELAEQMRRMSRASALPVLVDADHGYGNALNVRRTVQELETAGAAGLTIEDTLLPAAFGEAKTQLISLEEGVGKMKAALSGRGDASLVIMGRTGAASITSIEDAIRRAKAYEAAGVDALFFTGIKSRAELEAVSAATRLPIVLGGAPEDLSALDYLASHRVRIALQGHAPIAAATQAVYATQKALRDGASPKDLQGLASSELTARVMREADVKARSAEFLGLKK
- a CDS encoding cupin domain-containing protein; amino-acid sequence: MSADAVIRMPDETKGVILRGHPMVFLVTSENTKHTSMFDWTIPAGFATGRHVHRVQEETFYLLEGECEWHVGDRTIRATPGTYLFIPPGVPHNITNISEKPAHVLMTVSPPGHEHYFEELAKLAAQGAPDPKVLADLRNRYDTDQLSALTTRA
- a CDS encoding putative zinc-binding metallopeptidase translates to MKLFLCQACGNVLYFENRACERCGHRVAFLPEQETMSAIEPDGEAWRMLADKGQSRMLCRNAGYDACNWLTDAGDTTGYCRACRHNGMVPNLSDPAQLAGWRELEVAKHRLFYSLIRWKLPLRTRQDDPEHGLIFNFLADDPNSGERILTGHDNGLITIALTEADTIERERRRLEMGEPYRTLLGHFRHEVGHYFWDVLVRDGGKLEECRAVFGDDSVDYGQALQRHYAEGPPPDWQQSYVSAYATTHPWEDFAETWAHYLHIVDALEMAGEFGMEVRPKVDRDGELTARIRFNPYEARDVDALLSAWLPFTFAMNSVNRAMGLRDLYPFILSPAVVSKLGFIHGLVRDVAKDAKDAKEAKEAREASKAQDVSGRR